The following proteins come from a genomic window of Metarhizium brunneum chromosome 2, complete sequence:
- the fsdD gene encoding Methyltransferase fsdD yields the protein MAVAENENTPQLAASEVENERLQINHHVTKLAMGGSILLAPFDVTRPNLKILDSGTSDGYWLTEFRKTLTRAETCTMIGFDIADERFPDPPPEGIELRVQDVMGPFPDSWHGTFDVVHQRFVLAATATKGREAVLGLCNLVKPGGWIQLVEMQSRVGEDDGPAVHQFVELINELHIKIGAPRNLADVAVLEGHIMAAGFQRVGTMQAPGTLGAKVPDPNIRATAIKSTLESAASLLGANIGLPGGLQSMSGDEASSFLERLEMELIEYGGSWPISVVWGQRPVK from the exons ATGGCCGTTGCAGAAAACGAAAACACTCCTCAACTTGCCGCCTCAGAGGTTGAGAATGAGCGTCTTCAGATAAATCATCATGTAACCAAGTTAGCTATGGGCGGTAGTATCTTGCTCGCGCCTTTCGATGTTACTCGGCCCAACCTCAAGATACTTGATTCGGGCACTTCTGATG GCTACTGGCTTACTGAGTTTCGAAAGACACTTACACGAGCTGAGACCTGCACGATGATAGGGTTCGACATCGCCGACGAACGATTTCCGGATCCACCACCCGAGGGGATAGAGCTTCGAGTACAAGACGTTATGGGGCCATTCCCAGATTCATGGCATGGCACATTCGATGTGGTGCATCAGCGTTTTGTCTTGGCCGCTACGGCGACTAAGGGACGCGAAGCGGTATTAGGACTCTGTAATCTGGTCAAGCCTGGCGGATGGATTCAACTCGTCGAGATGCAGAGCAGGGTTGGCGAAGACGATGGTCCTGCTGTGCACCAGTTCGTCGAGCTGATAAACGAGCTGCACATAAAGATTGGAGCTCCCCGGAACTTGGCAGACGTGGCAGTTTTGGAAGGGCATATTATGGCCGCTGGCTTCCAACGCGTGGGAACGATGCAGGCTCCAGGAACTCTTGGCGCCAAAGTGCCTGATCCGAATATTCGAGCAACAGCAATTAAGTCCACGTTGGAATCAGCTGCTAGTCTGCTTGGGGCAAACATAG GACTCCCCGGCGGTTTGCAGTCTATGTCTGGCGATGAGGCAAGCAGTTTCTTGGAACGTCTAGAGATGGAGCTGATAGAATACGGAGGAAGCTGGCCCATTTCTGTAGTTTGGGGTCAGAGACCTGTGAAATAA
- the psoE gene encoding Glutathione S-transferase psoE: protein MVFGTLYTFPGDHPRTIAIKAVAKANNLELKICEEPRTAEHLKVSKLGKVPAFIGEDGFKLFECIAIAIYITSQNEETTLLGNSKKEYADIVKWMSFFNSEIIMPIVEEYLALIGIIPYNKESVEKYEMMAQAAINVVEEHLQTNSFLVGESATLADIFCAGIIALGFQFFYGKAWREANPNVSRWYKTIIHQPIYAAVTDKFEFLEEPKLTNIAPEKTAPLDLGPGDAAVSAPSATLDGHVREPKS from the exons ATGGTTTTCGGCACTCTATACACTTTCCCT GGTGACCATCCCCGCACCATCGCGATCAAGGCGGTCGCAAAAGCGAATAATCTCGAACTCAAAATTTGCGAAGAACCTCGGACTGCTGAGCACCTCAAGGTTAGCAAGCTAGGCAAAGTTCCTGCTTTCATTGGAGAAGACGGCTTCAAGCTCTTTGAGTGCATTGCTATTGCCATATACA TCACCTCTCAGAACGAAGAGACCACTCTGCTCGGAAATTCTAAGAAAGAGTACGCTGACATAGTCAAATGGATGTCCTTCTTTAACTCTGAGATTATTATGCCCATCGTCGAAGAGTATCTTGCTCTTATAGGCATCATCCCTTATAACAAGGAGTCCGTTGAGAAATATGAGATGATGGCCCAGGCGGCCATTAATGTTGTTGAGGAGCACCTGCAAACCAACTCATTTCTCGTTGGCGAATCTGCTACCCTTGCTGACATTTTCTGTGCTGGGATTATTGCCCTCGGCTTCCAGTTCTTCTACGGGAAGGCCTGGCGAGAAGCGAACCCCAACGTGTCTCGTTGGTACAAGACCATTATCCATCAACCCATCTATGCAGCCGTCACTGACAAGTTTGAGTTTCTTGAGGAGCCTAAACTGACCAATATTGCCCCGGAGAAGACAGCGCCGCTCGATCTCGGCCCAGGCGATGCCGCTGTTTCTGCCCCCTCTGCTACTCTGGATGGTCATGTTCGAGAACCTAAATCATAG
- the OMT1 gene encoding O-methyltransferase — MLRARLLPFGLWTLEMRMKPRTIHSQALRKILSYSTLQNIVVDSIMGSYTANLVETLDAVDASTLDGDDASRLQLAMAARKLFHKLETKEEKTIRLAIEEPVVFSAIQALIDVGLWEDWTGVGGGEKTIEDLATITKKDIDPELLRHLLRLLATNHVVLEAGEDRYAPTAFSLSMGDKSTLVAPALRIRTDHIAQCAHHFPEFLADTNYRKPLDDNASCYIDTFPEKKNFWQRCKANPMHQESFSSFMLLWGKHKRPWPQFYDTKALLEGADLSDGSAFIVDIGGHHGVDLLRVLDEHPDVPAGSLVLEDLPEVITSVSLATDKIKVIEHSFFEPQPVKGSRAYYLHAVLHDWSDKVSIEILKNVAAAMKPGYSKVLIHDIVLPATGTTCYQAALDCLVMQASANERTEAVWNKVLAEAGLKLLKLWPDGRGYESLIEAELA, encoded by the exons ATGCTGAGAGCGAGACTCCTACCGTTCGGACTCTGGACTCTGGAAATGAGAATGAAGCCGCGAACAATCCATAGTCAGGCCCTCCGCA AGATCCTTAGTTATTCCACCTTGCAGAATATTGTGGTCGATTCTATTATGGGTAGCTATACGGCAAATTTAGTCGAAACCCTCGACGCAGTCGATGCATCGACTTtggatggagatgatgccTCGCGGCTACaattggccatggctgcccgCAAGCTTTTTCATAAACTAGAgaccaaggaagagaagactATACGACTCGCCATCGAAGAACCTGTTGTGTTCTCTGCTATCCAGGCTCTCATTGACGTTGGTCTCTGGGAAGACTGGACTGGTGTTGGTGGAGGCGAGAAGACTATCGAGGACCTTGCCACAATAACCAAGAAGGATATTGATCCGGAATTACTGC GCCACCTCCTACGACTCCTAGCTACGAACCACGTTGTCCTGGAAGCCGGGGAAGATCGCTACGCGCCGACCGCATTTTCGCTCTCCATGGGTGATAAGAGTACCCTCGTTGCGCCAGCTCTTCGCATACG AACGGACCACATCGCCCAGTGTGCCCATCACTTCCCCGAGTTCTTGGCTGATACCAACTACCGCAAGCCTCTAGACGACAATGCCAGCTGCTACATTGATACGTTTCCTGAGAAGAAAAACTTTTGGCAAAGATGCAAGGCAAATCCTATGCATCAAGAGAGCTTCTCTTCATTCATGCTGTTATGGGGCAAGCATAAAAGACCGTGGCCGCAGTTCTATGACACCAAAGCGCTGCTCGAGGGCGCTGACTTGAGCGATGGCAGCGCATTCATCGTAGATATTGGCGGACATCACGGTGTCGACCTCTTACGTGTGCTCGACGAGCATCCCGACGTCCCTGCAGGGTCCCTGGTGCTCGAGGACTTGCCAGAGGTCATCACTTCCGTGAGTCTTGCCAcggacaagatcaaggttATAGAGCACAGCTTCTTTGAGCCGCAGCCGGTTAAAG GCAGCCGGGCCTATTACCTGCATGCCGTCCTACACGACTGGTCCGACAAGGTGTCAATCGAAATCCTGAAGAACGTTGCGGCAGCCATGAAGCCCGGCTACTCTAAGGTGCTGATTCATGATATCGTCCTGCCGGCAACAGGAACTACCTGCTACCAAGCTGCGTTGGATTGCCTGGTGATGCAGGCCTCGGCCAACGAAAGAACCGAGGCTGTGTGGAATAAGGTGCTCGCGGAGGCGGGCCTTAAGCTGCTCAAGTTATGGCCAGATGGCCGAGGGTATGAGAGCCTGATTGAAGCAGAGCTAGCATAG
- the Mlac1_0 gene encoding Laccase 1: MSSIARCMLLCCLCCLSWAAKVEKTLRFTWDKGAPNGQSREMIYTNGQFPGPSLLLDEDDDVEITVHNDMNRNATVHWHGLAQEGTPWADGVMGLSQKPILPGESFVYKFKASPAGTHWYHSHERMSLVDGLHGAMFIKPKQNMKELWSKISQDPEDIEAMDKAAANPQLMVLSDWSRLTSDEYWRVIEESKILIFCVDSILLNGHGELYCPSHEFLISETQPMPQKFTFPDYNVTDKGCFPIQAEGIQGPWVNESLPEKIPDHMQWGCVPSQGSNYTVQVDAADGWVSMNFIAAAANKQVDFSIDEHPMWIYEIDGNYVEPRQIVAAAITAGERYSVLVKLDKPPGSYTIRLPDSGATQVISGFANMVYKGAEEVVPETRPYVTYGGLNAREDTATRSYTPYNISSDNMPPWPANAPAATADEEFLLVMGRAGAPHLYTMNTKYLYPMDFKADRPLLFYPNQTLGTEDDNLVVRTKNGSWVDLILQVAVLPGDGMAFEHIMHKHGSKTWRIGNGAGMWNYSSVAEAIAAEPESFNLKDPGYRDTWMTMFSPVPAGGYWSVFRYQVTNPGPWLFHCHFELHAMGGMSIALLDGVDVWPEVPAEYAIEKSHSLTVTTDTVQKPLYVKIWEYVKGMLGFLPVSDEMRR; encoded by the exons ATGTCGTCGATCGCACGATGCATGTTActttgctgcctttgctgCCTCTCCTGGGCAGCAAAGGTCGAAAAGACGCTGCGCTTCACCTGGGACAAGGGCGCGCCCAATGGACAATCGCGGGAGATGATCTACACGAATGGGCAATTTCCCGGGCCTAGTCTCCTActcgatgaggatgacgatgtgGAA ATTACCGTGCACAATGACATGAATCGAAACGCGACGGTTCACTGGCATGGCCTTGC TCAAGAAGGCACACCGTGGGCTGACGGCGTCATGGGACTGTCACAGAAGCCCATCTTGCCAGGAGAGTCCTTTGTGTACAAGTTCAAAGCCTCGCCGGCCGGAACCCATTGGTACCATTCTCACGAGCGCATGTCTCTGGTTGACGGCCTTCATGGCGCCATGTTCATAAA ACCAAAGCAAAACATGAAAGAATTATGGTCCAAGATTAGCCAGGACCCAGAGGATATCGAGGCAATGGACAAGGCAGCGGCTAATCCACAGCTAATGGTGTTGTCGGACTGGAGCCGTCTCACATCTGACGAGTATTGGAGAGTGATTGAAGAGTCAAAGATATTAATTTT CTGCGTTGATAGTATTTTATTGAATGGCCACGGGGAGCTGTACTGCCCGTCTCACGAATTCCTCATAAGTGAAACACAGCCGATGCCAcaaaagtttacttttccAGATTACAACGTGACAGATAAGGG ATGTTTCCCTATACAAGCGGAGGGAATTCAGGGCCCCTGGGTCAACGAAAGCCTCCCCGAGAAAATACCAGATCACATGCAATGGGGTTGCGTTCCTTCCCAAGGGTCAAACTATACAGTCCAAGTCGACGCGGCAGACGGCTGGGTCAGCATGAACTTTatcgcggcggcggcgaacAAGCAAGTCGACTTCTCCATCGACGAGCACCCCATGTGGATTTACGAAATCGACGGCAACTACGTCGAGCCTAGACAGATTGTGGCAGCGGCCATTACGGCCGGTGAGCGCTACTCTGTGCTGGTCAAGTTGGACAAGCCCCCCGGCAGCTACACCATCCGACTGCCAGACTCTGGCGCAACACAGGTCATCTCGGGCTTTGCCAACATGGTGTACAAAGGTGCAGAAGAGGTCGTGCCAGAAACCCGCCCGTACGTCACGTACGGGGGTCTGAATGCGCGCGAGGACACCGCGACGCGAAGCTACACGCCATATAACATCAGCTCGGACAacatgccgccatggcctgcgAATGCGCCAGCCGCcacggccgacgaggagttTCTTCTCGTCATGGGCCGGGCCGGAGCGCCGCATCTATACACCATGAACACAAAGTACTTGTACCCTATGGACTTCAAGGCCGACCGCCCGCTGCTCTTCTATCCGAACCAGACGCTAGGAACCGAAGACGACAACCTCGTCGTGCGCACCAAGAACGGCTCCTGGGTGGACTTGATTCTCCAGGTGGCCGTGCTGCCCGGCGACGGCATGGCGTTCGAGCACATCATGCACAAGCACGGCAGCAAGACGTGGAGGATCGGCAACGGCGCCGGCATGTGGAACTACAGCAGTGTTGCCgaagccatcgccgccgagcCCGAGAGCTTCAACCTCAAAGACCCGGGGTACAGGGACACCTGGATGACAATGTTCTCCCCCGTCCCGGCCGGCGGGTACTGGAGCGTCTTTCGGTACCAGGTCACCAACCCGGGGCCTTGGCTGTTCCATTGTCATTTTGAGCTGCACGCCATGGGCGGCATGTCCATCGCGCTGCTGGACGGAGTCGACGTGTGGCCCGAGGTGCCGGCCGAGTATGCCATTGAGAAGAGTCACTCGCTTACCGTGACAACAGACACGGTGCAGAAGCCTCTGTATGTCAAGATTTGGGAGTATGTAAAGGGGATGCTTGGGTTCCTGCCTGTTTCCGATGAAATGCGTCGCTGA
- the ausA gene encoding Non-reducing polyketide synthase ausA, producing the protein MRHDTPAMIDHRLSEMEVTEAFRDAIVIETGCDIGHSDINTDFSDLGLDPLAALNVLNTVTNRTGIELPASLFRDCKTLSDISKHLGQKQGISGSTSATQQLSSQAEQPVRDAFLELSSYERKFAEEAGFANFWRAVYPAERRLVLSFVYKAFSDLGCALDKVKAGQKVPCPQGILDKHRRVFDGALFEILEDGGIVSESPAGYIRTPTPIDTTPSEDIYKDLVRDHPPFAKVHELLHVTGSRFAECLSGKSDPIKLLFGKNKDLLQHFYTDAPMCLAASLHLAALIQRVYTRRARRDDECIEILEVGAGMGGTTKFVIDALVEANVRFKYVFTDISSSFFAAAKRRFGDIAPGSMECLVLDIEKEPPEPLQRRFDLVISTNCIHATKSLVTSCSNVHRLLRPGGFFALIEFTTRYYWLDLVFGLLDGWWLFEDGRKHCTVNGPSWKTNLEASGFSHVLWTEAEGIEKPNPQLLVAYTD; encoded by the exons ATGCGTCACGACACGCCGGCCATGATCGACCATCGACTATCTGAAATGGAAGTGACGGAGGCATTCAGAGATGCCATTGTCATAGAGACAGGGTGTGATATCGGGCACTCTGACATCAACACCGACTTCTCAGATCTTGGTCTGGATCCCCTCGCTGCCCTCAATGTGCTCAATACTGTGACCAATAGAACTGGTATCGAGCTTCCAGCTTCCCTGTTTCGCGACTGCAAGACATTATCCGATATTTCCAAGCATCTGGGCCAGAAGCAAGGCATCAGCG GATCGACCTCTGCCACCCAACAGCTCTCGTCGCAAGCGGAACAACCTGTCAGAGACGCGTTCCTAGAGCTGAGCAGCTACGAAAGAAAATTCGCAGAAGAAGCAGGGTTCGCCAACTTTTGGAGAGCAGTGTACCCTGCCGAGCGCCGGCTGGTGCTGTCCTTCGTGTACAAAGCTTTCTCCGACTTGGGGTGCGctctggacaaggtcaaagCCGGCCAAAAGGTTCCATGTCCGCAGGGCATTTTGGACAAGCACCGGCGAGTATTTGACGGCGCGCTTTTTGAAATTCTCGAGGATGGTGGCATCGTAAGCGAATCTCCGGCCGGCTATATTCGTACGCCGACCCCAATAGACACGACGCCATCTGAAGACATTTACAAAGACCTTGTCCGTGACCACCCCCCGTTCGCCAAGGTCCATGAACTTCTTCACGTTACGGGCTCGCGGTTTGCGGAATGTCTGAGCGGCAAGTCGGACCCCATCAAGCTCCTATTTGGGAAGAATAAGGACTTGCTGCAACACTTTTACACAGACGCGCCCATGTGTCTGGCCGCCTCGCTCCATCTCGCCGCGCTCATTCAACGTGTGTATACTCGCCGCGCCCGCAGAGACGACGAGTGCATAGAAATCTTGGAAGTGGGCGCCGGTATGGGAGGGACAACGAAATTTGTCATCGATGCGCTTGTCGAGGCCAATGTCCGCTTCAAATACGTCTTTACGGATATTTCGTCGTCATTCTTTGCCGCTGCAAAGCGCCGGTTCGGCGATATTGCACCTGGCTCCATGGaatgcctcgtcctcgacatTGAGAAAGAGCCGCCGGAACCGTTGCAGCGACGCTTCGACTTGGTCATTTCGACCAACTGCATCCACGCGACGAAGAGCCTGGTTACGTCGTGCTCGAATGTGCATAGGCTTTTACGACCAGGGGGATTCTTCGCCTTGATTGAGTTTACGACTAGGTACTATTGGCTCGATCTTGTGTTTGGATTGCTTGATGGGTGGTGGCTCTTTGAGGATGGCAGGAAACACTGTACGGTTAATGGGCCTTCTTGGAAGACGAACCTTGAGGCTTCTGGATTCAGCCATGTGCTTTGGACTGAGGCAGAGGGGATCGAGAAGCCGAATCCGCAACTGCTCGTAGCGTATACAGATTAG
- the roqT_0 gene encoding Efflux pump roqT — translation MDAAAKEKSSLAQDELPHELNTLQHPDDAHRTSDSAQAPSAANDGHSVGGKPSQDGIIQEEAGEEAAQDDSNYPSLGALTIIMVAVSMGMFLVSLDRTIISTAAPTITDQFHSPTDIGWYGSAYSLTGCAMQLPLGRFYKFYSPKWVYMTLVFIFIVGSAVGAGAMNSNTVIIGRAIQGIGLGGVLSGSTIIVTENCPLRRQPICLGILMATMSISAIVGPLIGGALTTNTSWRWCFIINIPIGFVIMAILFFFVKAREGKDQQARGWAEKIRLLDPLGSALLLPAVVCLVLAFQWAGSEYSWNNWRIIILFVFGGLLSLAFIASQIAMPETATVPPHIAGQRTVFASFVFSAATGGAMLVVTYWIADWFQAVQNLSAAQAGIRTIALVLSQAVGAIMGGGSARLVGYPPPIMMISAILISVGAGMLSTLAINESSAHWIGYQVMMGLGLGFGTQQASLAVQTVLKKDDIPSAISLIFFGMQLGGSIFICVGQNVFNQVFVKLLRQTSIPGLDPETVLRTGATEIRNLVHNGEDLLKLLEAYNRSITSTFYVAVGTGALAMLSSFLVQWNSVKNVEPVH, via the exons ATGGACGCagccgccaaggagaagTCTAGCCTCGCTCAGGACGAACTGCCTCACGAGCTCAACACGCTCCAGCACCCCGACGACGCACATCGGACGTCTGATTCCGCTCAAGCTCCCAGTGCGGCCAACGACGGCCATTCTGTTGGTGGGAAGCCCAGCCAGGATGGCATCATTCAAGAAGAGGCTGGAGAGGAAGCCGCCCAAGACGACTCCAACTACCCCAGTCTTGGGGCCCTGACCATCATCATGGTAGCCGTGTCCATGGGCATGTTTCTTGTCTCCTTG GATCGTACCATCATCTCGACCGCTGCACCCACCATTACGGATCAATTCCACTCCCCGACAGACATTGGCTGGTACGGCAGCGCATACAGCTTGACGGGCTGTGCCATGCAACTGCCGCTGGGCCGGTTCTACAAGTTCTATTCACCCAAGTGGGTCTACATGAcgctcgtcttcatcttcattgtCGGTTCGGCCGTGGGGGCCGGGGCGATGAACTCGAATACAGTCATTATTGGCCGTGCCATACAAGGCATCGGCCTCGGTGGCGTGCTTTCGGGGTCCACGATTATTGTCACCGAGAATTGCCCTCTTCGACGGCAGCCCATATGCCTCGGAATTCTGATGGCGACAAtgagcatctcggccattGTTGGGCCTCTGATAGGCGGCGCGCTGACGACCAACACCAGCTGGCGTTGGTGCTTCATTATCAACATCCCCATCGGTTTCGTAATCATGgccatcctcttcttctttgtaAAAGCCAGAGAGGGCAAGGACCAGCAGGCCCGGGGATGGGCCGAGAAGATCCGTCTCCTGGATCCCTTGGGCTCAGCCCTACTTTTGCCGGCCGTCGTGTGCCTGGTGCTCGCATTCCAATGGGCAGGGTCCGAATACAGCTGGAACAACTGGCGCATCATTATCCTCTTTGTATTCGGTGGCCTTTTGTCCCTCGCATTCATCGCCTCACAAATCGCTATGCCTGAGACAGCCACTGTGCCTCCCCATATCGCTGGTCAGCGTACCGTCTTTGCATCCTTCGTCTTCTCCGCAGCCACTGGTGGCGCCATGTTGGTCGTCACGTATTGGATTGCTGACTGGTTTCAAGCCGTCCAGAATCTCAGCGCTGCTCAGGCAGGTATCAGGACCATTGCTCTCGTTTTGTCACAGGCCGTTGGAGCCATAATGGGCGGCGGATCGGCAAGACTTGTCGGATACCCACCGCCAATCATGATGATAAGTGCCATCCTGATATCTGTCGGGGCCGGAATGCTCTCAACCCTTGCCATTAATGAAAGCTCGGCCCACTGGATTGGCTACCAGGTCATGATGGGTCTGGGCCTCGGTTTTGGAACACAGCAGGCGTCGCTTGCCGTTCAGACCGTTCTCAAGAAGGACGACATTCCCTCGGCAATCTCGCTCATCTTTTTTGGGATGCAACTCGGTGGTTCCATCTTCATTTGTGTTGGCCAGAACGTGTTCAATCAGGTTTTCGTTAAGCTGCTGAGGCAAACCTCTATCCCAGGACTCGATCCAGAAACCGTCCTGAGGACGGGTGCAACCGAGATAAGGAACCTTGTTCACAACGGAGAAGATTTGTTGAAGCTCCTCGAAGCATATAACCGCTCCATCACGTCGACGTTCTATGTTGCCGTTGGGACTGGAGCTCTAGCAATGCTGAGCTCCTTCCTGGTCCAGTGGAACAGCGTTAAGAATGTCGAACCAGTGCATTAA
- the EthD_0 gene encoding Conidial pigment biosynthesis dehydratase EthD produces MESNNKLLCLNILGFKKQGISTEEYRSYMLNVHAPLVARLMEKYGFLHWSMTHTPDESRQLMDQIHDAQFANIAPYDCCVQLVFPDIECFVRMKADPFFKQMVGPDHEKFADTKRSQMMIGWFSPLMMNGKLVQGNM; encoded by the exons ATGGAGTCCAACAACAAACTGCTATGCCTCAATATCCTCGGCTTCAAGAAGCAGGGGATAAGCACCGAAGAGTACCGTAGCTACATGCTAAACGTTCATGCGCCATTGGTTGCCCGTCTCATGGAAAAGTACGGCTTTCTTCATTGGAGCATG ACTCACACGCCGGATGAGTCCCGTCAGCTTATGGACCAGATCCATGATGCACAGTTTGCTAATATTGCCCCATACGACTGCTGTGTGCAGCTGGTGTTCCCTGATATTGAATGTTTTGTGAGGATGAAGGCCGATCCGTTCTTCAAACAAATGGTGGGTCCGGATCATGAGAAGTTTGCCGACACCAAGAGATCGCAGATGATGATAGGCTGGTTTTCGCCGCTCATGATGAATGGAAAGTTGGTCCAGGGCAATATGTGA